One segment of Ktedonobacteraceae bacterium DNA contains the following:
- a CDS encoding cytochrome c biogenesis protein ResB, translating to MATLIKNSPGNKSSKKPHKKKVLSPRQRFKRRLLYKLRHPADTVWGWLSSVRTAIFLISAIALVSLIGIYFVQAPGEVLNDPTAYAAWVQQNALPRYGSLTPVYDSLQFFKIFSSWYFMLLLTILALSIVVCTLNRAPAIWQNFRHPLLRRSDKFYVNALERAEFSHHDAVSWTQMALRRRHYRVRSVVGEDEITYLYANKNSWATLSTFVFHAALVTLLLAGVLSQWHGFAPDSPARRFLPAPIVSLSDSLAGFTFDQALPDGQSAIVYPRGTPHNISFRANSFRATFDPKTGLPTDYVTDLSVYKDGELVAHSDHLRVNDPLSYDGIVFHQSSLIPSVNITISDANGCLLCDEPIVLDQTANISPNLTVDYANGIPVPGTNMTVSVLFRHLPSQQLAQVQDPIILVGVGVPGAPVNQDKVLVNLRPGQTLPSFDKQWKVTLNSASEATVLLVTRDTGSILVWPTAVILILSLCVTFYFPQRRIWVRISGQRVQMAALREHFTNIRTDLLSVTKEARMYEKVVES from the coding sequence ATGGCTACATTAATAAAAAATTCGCCCGGGAATAAAAGTAGCAAGAAGCCCCACAAAAAAAAGGTGCTTTCGCCCCGGCAGCGTTTCAAGCGGCGGCTTCTCTATAAATTGCGCCATCCCGCGGATACCGTCTGGGGATGGCTCAGTTCGGTGCGCACCGCTATTTTTCTCATCTCGGCTATTGCCCTGGTCAGTCTGATCGGCATTTATTTTGTGCAGGCCCCCGGCGAAGTACTAAACGACCCGACCGCCTATGCCGCCTGGGTGCAGCAAAATGCTTTGCCCCGCTACGGCTCGCTCACACCGGTCTACGATAGCCTGCAGTTTTTCAAAATCTTCTCCAGCTGGTATTTCATGCTCCTGCTCACCATCCTGGCCTTGAGCATCGTCGTCTGCACGCTGAACCGCGCGCCCGCCATCTGGCAGAATTTCCGCCATCCCTTGCTGAGGCGCAGCGATAAATTCTATGTGAACGCACTTGAACGCGCCGAATTCTCTCATCATGATGCCGTATCGTGGACGCAGATGGCCCTGCGCAGGCGTCATTATCGCGTGCGCAGCGTCGTTGGAGAGGATGAAATCACCTATCTCTATGCCAACAAAAATTCCTGGGCCACACTCTCTACATTTGTCTTTCACGCCGCGCTGGTCACGCTCTTGCTGGCCGGTGTCCTCTCGCAGTGGCATGGCTTCGCGCCCGATAGCCCCGCCAGGCGCTTCCTGCCCGCGCCAATCGTCAGCCTTTCAGACAGCCTGGCCGGGTTTACCTTTGATCAGGCGTTACCCGATGGACAGAGCGCAATCGTCTATCCTCGCGGCACCCCGCATAATATCAGTTTTCGCGCCAACTCTTTTCGCGCTACTTTTGACCCCAAAACCGGCCTGCCCACCGATTATGTCACCGACCTCAGCGTCTATAAGGATGGCGAGCTGGTCGCGCACAGCGACCACCTGCGCGTCAACGATCCGCTCTCCTATGATGGCATCGTCTTCCACCAGTCCTCGCTGATCCCATCGGTCAATATCACCATCAGCGATGCGAACGGCTGCCTGCTCTGCGATGAGCCAATCGTACTCGATCAAACCGCCAACATTTCCCCCAACCTCACCGTGGATTACGCCAATGGCATACCGGTGCCTGGCACGAACATGACGGTCAGCGTCCTGTTCCGGCATCTTCCATCTCAACAGCTCGCCCAGGTGCAGGATCCGATCATACTGGTCGGCGTCGGCGTGCCGGGCGCGCCTGTTAACCAGGATAAAGTGCTGGTCAACCTGCGCCCGGGGCAAACACTTCCCAGTTTCGACAAGCAGTGGAAGGTCACACTGAACAGTGCCAGCGAGGCCACGGTCCTGCTTGTGACCAGAGACACGGGTTCCATCCTGGTCTGGCCGACGGCGGTTATCTTGATCCTGAGCCTGTGCGTCACATTTTATTTCCCACAGCGCCGCATCTGGGTGCGCATCTCCGGCCAGCGCGTGCAAATGGCCGCACTGCGCGAACACTTCACGAATATCCGTACCGATTTGCTCAGCGTTACAAAGGAAGCCAGGATGTATGAAAAAGTTGTAGAGAGTTAA
- a CDS encoding Uma2 family endonuclease, with amino-acid sequence MIERARDEVASYYYYDSHPTEEDLMGESPSHAALVHYLMEVLTWLFRDQLCAVYENFNFYQTNNRNEKPLAPDIAVIKGAQYLPVRSWRIGVTGPAPQVVFEIASEETWMRDLLEKPDRYARMGVQEYFAYDPNQPQVWRNQPYRLCGWRLDKESGLMQQIIPGPDGRLWSEQLDSLLIPDGPKLHLYDYAGDVRLTRSGAEAMARQAAERRAATEAQSRRFAERRAQAAERRMQAELQARQIAERRAQEEAEKARLLAERLRSLGIDPDQVL; translated from the coding sequence ATGATCGAGCGAGCGAGGGATGAGGTAGCCTCCTACTATTATTATGACAGCCACCCCACCGAGGAGGATCTGATGGGGGAGTCACCATCGCACGCCGCCCTGGTTCATTATCTGATGGAAGTCCTGACCTGGCTGTTTCGCGATCAGCTGTGCGCCGTCTATGAAAACTTCAATTTCTACCAGACCAATAACAGGAATGAAAAGCCACTCGCCCCTGATATCGCTGTCATCAAGGGCGCCCAATACCTTCCCGTCCGTAGCTGGCGCATTGGCGTGACCGGGCCTGCTCCACAGGTGGTCTTCGAAATTGCGTCCGAGGAGACCTGGATGCGCGACCTGCTGGAAAAGCCAGATCGCTATGCAAGGATGGGGGTTCAGGAATATTTTGCCTATGACCCGAACCAGCCGCAGGTGTGGCGCAATCAACCTTACCGGCTCTGTGGATGGCGGCTCGACAAAGAGAGTGGTCTGATGCAGCAGATAATCCCCGGTCCTGATGGACGCTTATGGAGCGAGCAACTCGACAGCCTGCTGATTCCCGATGGTCCTAAGCTTCACCTCTATGATTATGCCGGCGATGTGCGGTTAACAAGAAGTGGGGCCGAGGCCATGGCCCGGCAAGCCGCCGAGAGGCGAGCAGCAACTGAAGCACAATCCAGGCGCTTCGCCGAGAGACGCGCTCAAGCCGCCGAGAGGCGAATGCAGGCTGAATTGCAGGCTCGCCAGATAGCCGAGAGGCGAGCGCAGGAGGAGGCCGAGAAAGCACGCCTGCTTGCTGAGAGACTGCGCTCCCTCGGTATCGACCCGGATCAGGTACTTTAG